One window from the genome of Sebastes umbrosus isolate fSebUmb1 chromosome 12, fSebUmb1.pri, whole genome shotgun sequence encodes:
- the scg2b gene encoding secretogranin-2b: MLHLHHKLPLGGAVVLLFLLHGCASSVQAASLPRHYRLRGGEGEAQQPAAPYQPPSSDMIKALEYIENLKQQRNGGGGGRTGPEPVDYDEEVDKFRVLLQLASQQQQDETPVERQPAPSTQRQDITAEQLMKALLQSLQDRPRNDRRTHQRHRAKDTEAPEAAAAPAPATQYGNFPRPHKKYPLMFEDEENTDAKRATEDLDEQYTPQSLANLRSIFEELGRMPMMGGQKRDVFGDEDEDEDEEEEGGDGFSLRSQAYDDVAGGGEEEWVPVEEREETEEMVNRSHEEMERALEEEMMQRRARSQKNQEDEADDNDDDTKLVDYYLLKVLEMSDQTQKQKRDKTTGEQRKRLIRPSIVDPRTVKELLQLSLKLHVPPQDLIDMLLTEELRKFHREPQRSSARYTTTTTTTNGQNTPSKIRYYSRRLPVKSKPIPEDMDREDFLDIIGVETISNEYPVLQRPMKTSPSLERIPAATKPVANAALVKIPPAPSSGRRENLFLSELNKMPLKRQSAVDEDDDEGGDVEDEVTTYLAAKILTEYPNTISKRDTQAQQLKGQFPYELYERVMKDYLGQAENSEKRPMAKRETEVATEEKVEPTEMQEKEEMTDKTLAPQTVNEEEEMENHEKTVAGM; the protein is encoded by the coding sequence ATGCTGCATTTGCACCACAAGTTGCCCTTGGGTGGAGCCGTtgtcctgctcttcctcctccatggaTGTGCATCCTCCGTGCAGGCTGCGTCTCTCCCCCGCCACTACCGGCTCCGAGGCGGGGAGGGTGAGGCGCAGCAGCCGGCAGCGCCCTACCAGCCGCCCAGCTCCGACATGATCAAAGCCCTGGAGTACATCGAGAACCTGAAGCAGCAGCggaacggaggaggaggagggagaaccGGACCAGAACCAGTGGATTATGACGAAGAAGTGGACAAGTTCCGGGTGCTTCTTCAGCTCGcctcgcagcagcagcaggatgaaACCCCCGTGGAGCGTCAGCCTGCACCAAGCACCCAGAGGCAGGACATTACCGCCGAGCAGCTGATGAAAGCCCTGCTCCAGTCGCTCCAGGATCGGCCCAGGAACGACCGACGCACGCACCAAAGGCACCGCGCCAAAGACACGGAGGCTccagaggctgcagcagcaccgGCACCGGCGACACAATACGGTAACTTCCCAAGACCCCACAAGAAATACCCTCTGATGTTTGAAGACGAGGAAAATACAGACGCCAAGAGGGCCACGGAGGATCTGGATGAGCAGTACACTCCTCAGAGCCTCGCCAATTTACGCAGCATCTTTGAAGAACTCGGGAGGATGCCCATGATGGGGGGCCAGAAGAGAGACGTGTTCGgggatgaggatgaagatgaggatgaagaagaagaaggaggtgaTGGGTTCAGCCTGAGGAGCCAGGCCTACGACGACGtggccggaggaggagaggaggagtgggtccctgtggaggagagggaggagacggAAGAGATGGTGAACAGGAGCCACGAAGAGATGGAGAGGGcactggaggaggagatgatgcaGCGCAGGGCGAGGAGCCAGAAGAACCAAGAAGATGAggctgatgataatgatgatgacacCAAGCTGGTGGACTACTACCTCCTGAAGGTCTTGGAGATGAGCGATCAGACGCAGAAGCAGAAGAGGGATAAGACCACcggagagcagaggaagaggctGATCCGCCCCTCCATCGTGGATCCAAGAACAGTgaaggagctgctgcagctctcctTGAAGCTCCACGTTCCTCCGCAGGATCTCATCGACATGCTGCTCACAGAGGAGCTCAGGAAGTTCCATCGGGAACCCCAAAGAAGCTCAGCTcgctacaccaccaccaccaccaccaccaacggCCAGAACACCCCCTCCAAGATCCGGTACTACAGCCGCAGACTGCCAGTGAAGAGCAAGCCCATCCCAGAGGATATGGACAGAGAGGACTTCTTGGACATCATCGGCGTGGAGACTATCAGTAACGAGTATCCCGTGCTGCAGAGACCCATGAAGACCTCCCCATCCTTGGAGAGAATCCCAGCTGCGACCAAACCGGTCGCAAATGCGGCTCTGGTTAAAATCCCTCCAGCTCCATCCTCAGGGCGCAGGGAGAACCTCTTTTTATCCGAGCTCAACAAGATGCCCCTGAAGCGTCAGTCTGCtgttgatgaagatgatgatgaaggtggtgATGTTGAAGATGAGGTGACCACCTACCTGGCAGCCAAGATCCTCACAGAGTACCCGAACACCATCAGCAAGAGGGACACCCAGGCGCAGCAGCTGAAGGGACAGTTCCCATACGAGCTGTACGAGCGAGTCATGAAGGACTACTTGGGGCAAGcggaaaacagtgaaaaaaggCCGATGGCCAAGAGGGAGACCGAGGTGGCCACGGAGGAGAAAGTAGAGCCCACAGAGatgcaggagaaggaggagatgaCGGACAAGACGTTGGCTCCACAGACCgtgaatgaagaggaggagatggagaaccATGAAAAAACAGTGGCTGGGATGTAG